Genomic segment of Candidatus Methylomirabilota bacterium:
CGCTCCGACTTCAGGCTGCTGGTCGATCTGCACGACGTTACCGCCCTCGACGCTTCCGGCGTGGCCGCACTCCTCGAGGGCCGGCGCCAGATCGACGGACACGAACAGGGTGTCATGGTGCTCCGCGCCAACGAAATCGTGATTCGCGCCCTCAAGGAGTCGGGAACGATGGCCGCGTTCAAGGTCTGGAAGGGTTAGAAATGTGATCTCCG
This window contains:
- a CDS encoding STAS domain-containing protein; the encoded protein is MLSTAVVERFDGQPQPEAPMPGLTRLRLAGPITAATSAGAREALLESARRSDFRLLVDLHDVTALDASGVAALLEGRRQIDGHEQGVMVLRANEIVIRALKESGTMAAFKVWKG